In Chelmon rostratus isolate fCheRos1 chromosome 4, fCheRos1.pri, whole genome shotgun sequence, a genomic segment contains:
- the fcho1 gene encoding F-BAR domain only protein 1 isoform X2: MAFFQNNFWGEKNAGFDVLYHNMKHGQLATKELAEFVRESAAIEETYSKSMSKLAKMASNGSPQGTFAPMWDVFRVSSDKLALCHLELMRKMNDLIRDINKYGDEQVKIHRKTKEEMVGTVEAVQALQVQSGHLQKSKEGYHAKCLELDRLRKEGAPQKELEKAELKSKKAAESFALCIEKYNRVGGEFEQKMSESSQKFQGIEEAHLRQMKQLIKGYSHSIEDTHVQVGQVHEEFKQNVENIGIDNLVQKFAEQKGTGKDRPALVGFEEYMTALAPEGGKKSRAKAFRIPGLGKRDKEPDSTDSAVTEALNSPLEVDDEGFVIRADSTQNGLSEEKENNFYSSDSDFDDEEPKKFHIQIRPVASSNRSNSAATEKELKATVGALTLPPNRGVSMKRHLSRNLSTAGGRSEEGEAASHRDGEQEGLRRSTSSPDHSRLSSTASGSDSLFGPPLESALKSKSFDGREQLREQRAFGPSEYAAFSSDSSSPENVEDSGLDSPSHQPLGPSPEPVGWAAWPPVSQSKEQTQTLGRPADPFLSAFRDPSPGRSPHLQDDPASVWSVAPSRPSRVPPDMDPSSMRFPAFSQSLPPPEMESSVWNCKHIPPEDPFLAAFERTVTQETLNLSDAWARPPPRPTQEGRGMEVRGDPFSMTLTDTKTLPTSSSSSSSSSSNRKDRDRKRDRSLPPPVSSDDPFAITMIGSPTHQSSLAAAAGLIPAHSGSSGGGVGSTGSNRLGLDANSSSLPTVQPKKELMHWNSVHNPFSEGVSGALSSSKAQEGGGKGDGGGGGERRKHRSSESEPRRNAPPLTRHSGPQEDLCFSTDKDQDCLDLNTPCSTGSHKGSKHNFRQDTTDVVAAAPPRVTRAKRTAGRLSGCERSRSLCSSPLPEPSPSLTSSSSSSPSEWGPQARDNDWGGQNRAPSPARAGQASPLPYQHQDHQQRQLHLSRGPSPISLSTQEAWPVAAAITEYINAYFKGGQHNRCLVKITGDLTMSFPAGITRIFTANPNVPVLSFRLVNISRIDNFLPNQKLLYSDPSQSDPDTRDFWFNMQALQLYLQREAELNPQASYYNVGLLKYQVSSQDPGRAPLLLSAECQRSGTVTRVSLDYHCCPATAPSTQLTAVQVLLPLDHTATDLQCQPPASWNAEERRLLWKLPNLSPTNHSKGSGTLCASWQCLEVPRGPPPSLAVQFVGSGASLSGMDVELVGSRYRMSLVKKRFATGKYMAGCSL, from the exons tgcTGCTATTGAGGAGACTTACTCCAAATCAATGAGCAAACTGGCCAAGATGGCCAGCAACGGAAGTCCGCAGGG GACTTTTGCTCCCATGTGGGATGTGTTCAGGGTGTCTTCAGACAAACTGGCCCTCTGCCACCTCGAgctgatgaggaagatgaatgATCTCATCCGGGACATCAACAAGTACGGTGACGAGCAGGTCAAAATTCACCGCAAG ACAAAGGAGGAGATGGTGGGGACAGTGGAGGCAGTGCAGGCGCTGCAGGTTCAGAGCGGTCACCTTCAGAAGTCAAAGGAGGGTTACCACGCCAAGTGTTTGGAGCTGGACCGGCTCAGGAAGGAGGGAGCGCCACAGAAAGAACTGGAGAAA GCGGAGCTGAAGTCTAAGAAAGCGGCTGAGTCATTTGCGTTGTGCATCGAGAAGTACAACCGCGTGGGAGGAGAGTTTGAGCAGAAGATGAGCGAGTCTTCTCAG aAGTTTCAGGGAATCGAGGAGGCCCACCTGCGGCagatgaaacagctgatcaaagGTTACTCCCACTCCATAGAAGACACCCATGTTCAAGTGGGACAG GTTCACGAGGAATTCAAGCAGAACGTGGAAAACATCGGCATCGATAACCTCGTCCAGAAATTTGCGGAGCAGAAGGGCACGGGCAAAGACAGGCCAG ctctggttgGTTTTGAGGAGTACATGACAGCTTTGGCACCTGAAGGTGGGAAGAAGAGTCGAGCAAAAGCCTTCAGGATCCCTGGCCTGGGCAAAAGAGACAAGGAGCCAGACTCTAC AGACTCGGCGGTGACGGAAGCACTG AATTCACCCCTGGAAGTGGACGACGAGGGATTTGTCATCCGAGCTGACAGCACACAGAATG GCCTTTctgaggagaaggagaacaaCTTTTACTCCAGTGACTCAGACTTTGATGATGAGGAGCCCAAGAAGTTCCACATCCAGATCAGACCGGTTGCCAGCAGCAACCGCAGCAACTCCGCTGCCACGGAGAAAGAGCTGAAAGCCACCGTCGGGGCGCTCACTCTGCCGCCCAACAGAGGG GTGTCGATGAAGCGACATCTCTCCC gaaacTTGAGCACTGCAGGAGGTCGCTCAGAAGAGGGCGAGGCTGCCTCCCACAGGG ATGGAGAGCAAGAGGGCCTACGCAGGTCCACCTCCAGTCCTGATCACAGCAG GTTGAGTTCGACGGCGTCGGGTTCAGACAGTCTGTTCGGACCGCCGTTGGAGTCGGCGCTCAAGTCCAAAAGCTTTGATGGTCGGGAACAACTCCGAGAGCAGAGAGCTTTTGGTCCCTCTGAGT atgctGCCTTCTCGTCGGACTCCTCGTCTCCGGAGAACGTCGAAGACTCCGGCCTGGACTCACCTTCCCATCAGCCGCTTGGGCCCTCCCCAGAGCCGGTGGGCTGGGCAGCTTGGCCCCCCGTGTCACAGAGTAaagaacagacacaaacacttggACGACCTGCGGaccctttcctctctgctttccgTGACCCCTCCCCTGGTCGGAGTCCTCACCTGCAGGACGACCCCGCCAGCGTCTGGTCCGTCGCCCCGTCACGTCCCTCTCGTGTCCCCCCAGATATGGACCCTTCATCCATGCGGTTCCCTGCTTTCTCCCAGTCCCTCCCTCCACCTGAGATGGAGTCGTCGGTGTGGAACTGCAAACACATCCCCCCCGAGGACCCCTTCCTCGCTGCGTTTGAGAGGACTGTCACCCAGGAGACGTTAAACCTGTCTGACGCCTGGGCGCGCCCGCCGCCTCGCCCAACCCAGGAGGGCAGGGGGATGGAGGTGCGAGGGGACCCATTCTCCATGACTCTCACCGACACCAAGACACTcccaacctcctcctcctcctcctcttcatcctcctctaatcgtaaagacagagacaggaaacgAGACCGGAGCCTCCcacctcctgtttcctctgatgACCCGTTCGCGATCACAATGATTGGCAGCCCGACACACCAGTCGTCGCTGGCTGCGGCGGCTGGGTTAATCCCCGcacacagcggcagcagcggcggtgGTGTTGGCTCTACCGGTAGCAATAGGCTAGGACTCGATGCTAACTCAAGCTCTTTGCCCACAGTCCAGCCCAAGAAGGAGCTGATGCACTGGAACTCTGTCCACAACCCGTTCAGTGAAGGAGTCTCTGgagcactgagcagctccaaagcacaggaaggaggaggaaaaggagacggaggaggaggaggagagaggagaaaacacagatcATCAGAAAGCGAGCCGCGCAGGAACGCCCCTCCTCTCACGAGGCATTCGGGACCACAGGAGgatctgtgtttttccacagacAAAGATCAAGACTGCCTGGATCTGAACACTCCGTGCAGCACCGGCTCTCACAAGG GGTCCAAGCATAACTTCAGACAGGACACAACCGATGTGGTCGCAGCCGCTCCTCCGAGAGTGACCCGGGCCAAGAGGACCGCAGGCCGACTCAGCGGCTGTGAGAGG tctcgGTCTCTGTGCTCCTCCCCGCTGCCGGAGCCCAGCCcttccctcacctcctcctcctcctccagccccagCGAGTGGGGGCCTCAGGCCAGGGACAACGACTGGGGGGGGCAGAACCGAGCACCCAGTCCTGCCCGAGCAGGACAAGCATCACCGCTGCCCTACCAGCACCAGGATCACCAACAGAGACAGC tgCACCTGTCGCGAGGTCCAAGTCCCATCTCCCTCAGCACGCAGGAGGCCTGGCCGGTGGCAGCAGCCATAACAGAGTACATTAATGCTTATTTCAAAGGCGGACAGCACAACCG ATGTCTGGTGAAGATCACAGGTGACCTGACGATGTCCTTCCCTGCAGGCATAACGCGGATATTCACAGCCAACCCCAACGTTCCTGTGCTCAGCTTCAGACTGGTCAACATCTCGAGGATCGATAACTTCCTGCCCAATCAAAAGCTGCTGTACAG TGATCCGTCTCAGAGTGACCCGGACACCAGAGACTTCTGGTTCAACATGCAGGCTCTGCAGCTGTACCTGCAGAGAGAAGCTGAGCTCAACCCTCAGGCCTCGTACTACAACGTTGGCCTGCTCAAATATCAG GTGTCGTCTCAGGACCCGGGTCGGGCTcccctcctgctgtctgcagagtGCCAGCGCAGCGGCACAGTGACCCGGGTATCCCTGGATTACCACTGCTGCCCCGCCACGGCGCCCTCCACCCAGCTCACCGCTGTCCAGGTGCTGCTGCCGTTAGACCACACTGCCACAGACCTACAGTGCCAGCCGCCCGCCTCCTG GAACGCCGAGGAGAGACGGCTGCTGTGGAAGCTCCCCAACCTCTCgccgaccaatcacagcaaaG
- the fcho1 gene encoding F-BAR domain only protein 1 isoform X1, with translation MAFFQNNFWGEKNAGFDVLYHNMKHGQLATKELAEFVRESAAIEETYSKSMSKLAKMASNGSPQGTFAPMWDVFRVSSDKLALCHLELMRKMNDLIRDINKYGDEQVKIHRKTKEEMVGTVEAVQALQVQSGHLQKSKEGYHAKCLELDRLRKEGAPQKELEKAELKSKKAAESFALCIEKYNRVGGEFEQKMSESSQKFQGIEEAHLRQMKQLIKGYSHSIEDTHVQVGQVHEEFKQNVENIGIDNLVQKFAEQKGTGKDRPALVGFEEYMTALAPEGGKKSRAKAFRIPGLGKRDKEPDSTDSAVTEALNSPLEVDDEGFVIRADSTQNGLSEEKENNFYSSDSDFDDEEPKKFHIQIRPVASSNRSNSAATEKELKATVGALTLPPNRGVRQQVSMKRHLSRNLSTAGGRSEEGEAASHRDGEQEGLRRSTSSPDHSRLSSTASGSDSLFGPPLESALKSKSFDGREQLREQRAFGPSEYAAFSSDSSSPENVEDSGLDSPSHQPLGPSPEPVGWAAWPPVSQSKEQTQTLGRPADPFLSAFRDPSPGRSPHLQDDPASVWSVAPSRPSRVPPDMDPSSMRFPAFSQSLPPPEMESSVWNCKHIPPEDPFLAAFERTVTQETLNLSDAWARPPPRPTQEGRGMEVRGDPFSMTLTDTKTLPTSSSSSSSSSSNRKDRDRKRDRSLPPPVSSDDPFAITMIGSPTHQSSLAAAAGLIPAHSGSSGGGVGSTGSNRLGLDANSSSLPTVQPKKELMHWNSVHNPFSEGVSGALSSSKAQEGGGKGDGGGGGERRKHRSSESEPRRNAPPLTRHSGPQEDLCFSTDKDQDCLDLNTPCSTGSHKGSKHNFRQDTTDVVAAAPPRVTRAKRTAGRLSGCERSRSLCSSPLPEPSPSLTSSSSSSPSEWGPQARDNDWGGQNRAPSPARAGQASPLPYQHQDHQQRQLHLSRGPSPISLSTQEAWPVAAAITEYINAYFKGGQHNRCLVKITGDLTMSFPAGITRIFTANPNVPVLSFRLVNISRIDNFLPNQKLLYSDPSQSDPDTRDFWFNMQALQLYLQREAELNPQASYYNVGLLKYQVSSQDPGRAPLLLSAECQRSGTVTRVSLDYHCCPATAPSTQLTAVQVLLPLDHTATDLQCQPPASWNAEERRLLWKLPNLSPTNHSKGSGTLCASWQCLEVPRGPPPSLAVQFVGSGASLSGMDVELVGSRYRMSLVKKRFATGKYMAGCSL, from the exons tgcTGCTATTGAGGAGACTTACTCCAAATCAATGAGCAAACTGGCCAAGATGGCCAGCAACGGAAGTCCGCAGGG GACTTTTGCTCCCATGTGGGATGTGTTCAGGGTGTCTTCAGACAAACTGGCCCTCTGCCACCTCGAgctgatgaggaagatgaatgATCTCATCCGGGACATCAACAAGTACGGTGACGAGCAGGTCAAAATTCACCGCAAG ACAAAGGAGGAGATGGTGGGGACAGTGGAGGCAGTGCAGGCGCTGCAGGTTCAGAGCGGTCACCTTCAGAAGTCAAAGGAGGGTTACCACGCCAAGTGTTTGGAGCTGGACCGGCTCAGGAAGGAGGGAGCGCCACAGAAAGAACTGGAGAAA GCGGAGCTGAAGTCTAAGAAAGCGGCTGAGTCATTTGCGTTGTGCATCGAGAAGTACAACCGCGTGGGAGGAGAGTTTGAGCAGAAGATGAGCGAGTCTTCTCAG aAGTTTCAGGGAATCGAGGAGGCCCACCTGCGGCagatgaaacagctgatcaaagGTTACTCCCACTCCATAGAAGACACCCATGTTCAAGTGGGACAG GTTCACGAGGAATTCAAGCAGAACGTGGAAAACATCGGCATCGATAACCTCGTCCAGAAATTTGCGGAGCAGAAGGGCACGGGCAAAGACAGGCCAG ctctggttgGTTTTGAGGAGTACATGACAGCTTTGGCACCTGAAGGTGGGAAGAAGAGTCGAGCAAAAGCCTTCAGGATCCCTGGCCTGGGCAAAAGAGACAAGGAGCCAGACTCTAC AGACTCGGCGGTGACGGAAGCACTG AATTCACCCCTGGAAGTGGACGACGAGGGATTTGTCATCCGAGCTGACAGCACACAGAATG GCCTTTctgaggagaaggagaacaaCTTTTACTCCAGTGACTCAGACTTTGATGATGAGGAGCCCAAGAAGTTCCACATCCAGATCAGACCGGTTGCCAGCAGCAACCGCAGCAACTCCGCTGCCACGGAGAAAGAGCTGAAAGCCACCGTCGGGGCGCTCACTCTGCCGCCCAACAGAGGGGTACGGCAACAG GTGTCGATGAAGCGACATCTCTCCC gaaacTTGAGCACTGCAGGAGGTCGCTCAGAAGAGGGCGAGGCTGCCTCCCACAGGG ATGGAGAGCAAGAGGGCCTACGCAGGTCCACCTCCAGTCCTGATCACAGCAG GTTGAGTTCGACGGCGTCGGGTTCAGACAGTCTGTTCGGACCGCCGTTGGAGTCGGCGCTCAAGTCCAAAAGCTTTGATGGTCGGGAACAACTCCGAGAGCAGAGAGCTTTTGGTCCCTCTGAGT atgctGCCTTCTCGTCGGACTCCTCGTCTCCGGAGAACGTCGAAGACTCCGGCCTGGACTCACCTTCCCATCAGCCGCTTGGGCCCTCCCCAGAGCCGGTGGGCTGGGCAGCTTGGCCCCCCGTGTCACAGAGTAaagaacagacacaaacacttggACGACCTGCGGaccctttcctctctgctttccgTGACCCCTCCCCTGGTCGGAGTCCTCACCTGCAGGACGACCCCGCCAGCGTCTGGTCCGTCGCCCCGTCACGTCCCTCTCGTGTCCCCCCAGATATGGACCCTTCATCCATGCGGTTCCCTGCTTTCTCCCAGTCCCTCCCTCCACCTGAGATGGAGTCGTCGGTGTGGAACTGCAAACACATCCCCCCCGAGGACCCCTTCCTCGCTGCGTTTGAGAGGACTGTCACCCAGGAGACGTTAAACCTGTCTGACGCCTGGGCGCGCCCGCCGCCTCGCCCAACCCAGGAGGGCAGGGGGATGGAGGTGCGAGGGGACCCATTCTCCATGACTCTCACCGACACCAAGACACTcccaacctcctcctcctcctcctcttcatcctcctctaatcgtaaagacagagacaggaaacgAGACCGGAGCCTCCcacctcctgtttcctctgatgACCCGTTCGCGATCACAATGATTGGCAGCCCGACACACCAGTCGTCGCTGGCTGCGGCGGCTGGGTTAATCCCCGcacacagcggcagcagcggcggtgGTGTTGGCTCTACCGGTAGCAATAGGCTAGGACTCGATGCTAACTCAAGCTCTTTGCCCACAGTCCAGCCCAAGAAGGAGCTGATGCACTGGAACTCTGTCCACAACCCGTTCAGTGAAGGAGTCTCTGgagcactgagcagctccaaagcacaggaaggaggaggaaaaggagacggaggaggaggaggagagaggagaaaacacagatcATCAGAAAGCGAGCCGCGCAGGAACGCCCCTCCTCTCACGAGGCATTCGGGACCACAGGAGgatctgtgtttttccacagacAAAGATCAAGACTGCCTGGATCTGAACACTCCGTGCAGCACCGGCTCTCACAAGG GGTCCAAGCATAACTTCAGACAGGACACAACCGATGTGGTCGCAGCCGCTCCTCCGAGAGTGACCCGGGCCAAGAGGACCGCAGGCCGACTCAGCGGCTGTGAGAGG tctcgGTCTCTGTGCTCCTCCCCGCTGCCGGAGCCCAGCCcttccctcacctcctcctcctcctccagccccagCGAGTGGGGGCCTCAGGCCAGGGACAACGACTGGGGGGGGCAGAACCGAGCACCCAGTCCTGCCCGAGCAGGACAAGCATCACCGCTGCCCTACCAGCACCAGGATCACCAACAGAGACAGC tgCACCTGTCGCGAGGTCCAAGTCCCATCTCCCTCAGCACGCAGGAGGCCTGGCCGGTGGCAGCAGCCATAACAGAGTACATTAATGCTTATTTCAAAGGCGGACAGCACAACCG ATGTCTGGTGAAGATCACAGGTGACCTGACGATGTCCTTCCCTGCAGGCATAACGCGGATATTCACAGCCAACCCCAACGTTCCTGTGCTCAGCTTCAGACTGGTCAACATCTCGAGGATCGATAACTTCCTGCCCAATCAAAAGCTGCTGTACAG TGATCCGTCTCAGAGTGACCCGGACACCAGAGACTTCTGGTTCAACATGCAGGCTCTGCAGCTGTACCTGCAGAGAGAAGCTGAGCTCAACCCTCAGGCCTCGTACTACAACGTTGGCCTGCTCAAATATCAG GTGTCGTCTCAGGACCCGGGTCGGGCTcccctcctgctgtctgcagagtGCCAGCGCAGCGGCACAGTGACCCGGGTATCCCTGGATTACCACTGCTGCCCCGCCACGGCGCCCTCCACCCAGCTCACCGCTGTCCAGGTGCTGCTGCCGTTAGACCACACTGCCACAGACCTACAGTGCCAGCCGCCCGCCTCCTG GAACGCCGAGGAGAGACGGCTGCTGTGGAAGCTCCCCAACCTCTCgccgaccaatcacagcaaaG
- the fcho1 gene encoding F-BAR domain only protein 1 isoform X3, protein MAFFQNNFWGEKNAGFDVLYHNMKHGQLATKELAEFVRESAAIEETYSKSMSKLAKMASNGSPQGTFAPMWDVFRVSSDKLALCHLELMRKMNDLIRDINKYGDEQVKIHRKAELKSKKAAESFALCIEKYNRVGGEFEQKMSESSQKFQGIEEAHLRQMKQLIKGYSHSIEDTHVQVGQVHEEFKQNVENIGIDNLVQKFAEQKGTGKDRPALVGFEEYMTALAPEGGKKSRAKAFRIPGLGKRDKEPDSTDSAVTEALNSPLEVDDEGFVIRADSTQNGLSEEKENNFYSSDSDFDDEEPKKFHIQIRPVASSNRSNSAATEKELKATVGALTLPPNRGVRQQVSMKRHLSRNLSTAGGRSEEGEAASHRDGEQEGLRRSTSSPDHSRLSSTASGSDSLFGPPLESALKSKSFDGREQLREQRAFGPSEYAAFSSDSSSPENVEDSGLDSPSHQPLGPSPEPVGWAAWPPVSQSKEQTQTLGRPADPFLSAFRDPSPGRSPHLQDDPASVWSVAPSRPSRVPPDMDPSSMRFPAFSQSLPPPEMESSVWNCKHIPPEDPFLAAFERTVTQETLNLSDAWARPPPRPTQEGRGMEVRGDPFSMTLTDTKTLPTSSSSSSSSSSNRKDRDRKRDRSLPPPVSSDDPFAITMIGSPTHQSSLAAAAGLIPAHSGSSGGGVGSTGSNRLGLDANSSSLPTVQPKKELMHWNSVHNPFSEGVSGALSSSKAQEGGGKGDGGGGGERRKHRSSESEPRRNAPPLTRHSGPQEDLCFSTDKDQDCLDLNTPCSTGSHKGSKHNFRQDTTDVVAAAPPRVTRAKRTAGRLSGCERSRSLCSSPLPEPSPSLTSSSSSSPSEWGPQARDNDWGGQNRAPSPARAGQASPLPYQHQDHQQRQLHLSRGPSPISLSTQEAWPVAAAITEYINAYFKGGQHNRCLVKITGDLTMSFPAGITRIFTANPNVPVLSFRLVNISRIDNFLPNQKLLYSDPSQSDPDTRDFWFNMQALQLYLQREAELNPQASYYNVGLLKYQVSSQDPGRAPLLLSAECQRSGTVTRVSLDYHCCPATAPSTQLTAVQVLLPLDHTATDLQCQPPASWNAEERRLLWKLPNLSPTNHSKGSGTLCASWQCLEVPRGPPPSLAVQFVGSGASLSGMDVELVGSRYRMSLVKKRFATGKYMAGCSL, encoded by the exons tgcTGCTATTGAGGAGACTTACTCCAAATCAATGAGCAAACTGGCCAAGATGGCCAGCAACGGAAGTCCGCAGGG GACTTTTGCTCCCATGTGGGATGTGTTCAGGGTGTCTTCAGACAAACTGGCCCTCTGCCACCTCGAgctgatgaggaagatgaatgATCTCATCCGGGACATCAACAAGTACGGTGACGAGCAGGTCAAAATTCACCGCAAG GCGGAGCTGAAGTCTAAGAAAGCGGCTGAGTCATTTGCGTTGTGCATCGAGAAGTACAACCGCGTGGGAGGAGAGTTTGAGCAGAAGATGAGCGAGTCTTCTCAG aAGTTTCAGGGAATCGAGGAGGCCCACCTGCGGCagatgaaacagctgatcaaagGTTACTCCCACTCCATAGAAGACACCCATGTTCAAGTGGGACAG GTTCACGAGGAATTCAAGCAGAACGTGGAAAACATCGGCATCGATAACCTCGTCCAGAAATTTGCGGAGCAGAAGGGCACGGGCAAAGACAGGCCAG ctctggttgGTTTTGAGGAGTACATGACAGCTTTGGCACCTGAAGGTGGGAAGAAGAGTCGAGCAAAAGCCTTCAGGATCCCTGGCCTGGGCAAAAGAGACAAGGAGCCAGACTCTAC AGACTCGGCGGTGACGGAAGCACTG AATTCACCCCTGGAAGTGGACGACGAGGGATTTGTCATCCGAGCTGACAGCACACAGAATG GCCTTTctgaggagaaggagaacaaCTTTTACTCCAGTGACTCAGACTTTGATGATGAGGAGCCCAAGAAGTTCCACATCCAGATCAGACCGGTTGCCAGCAGCAACCGCAGCAACTCCGCTGCCACGGAGAAAGAGCTGAAAGCCACCGTCGGGGCGCTCACTCTGCCGCCCAACAGAGGGGTACGGCAACAG GTGTCGATGAAGCGACATCTCTCCC gaaacTTGAGCACTGCAGGAGGTCGCTCAGAAGAGGGCGAGGCTGCCTCCCACAGGG ATGGAGAGCAAGAGGGCCTACGCAGGTCCACCTCCAGTCCTGATCACAGCAG GTTGAGTTCGACGGCGTCGGGTTCAGACAGTCTGTTCGGACCGCCGTTGGAGTCGGCGCTCAAGTCCAAAAGCTTTGATGGTCGGGAACAACTCCGAGAGCAGAGAGCTTTTGGTCCCTCTGAGT atgctGCCTTCTCGTCGGACTCCTCGTCTCCGGAGAACGTCGAAGACTCCGGCCTGGACTCACCTTCCCATCAGCCGCTTGGGCCCTCCCCAGAGCCGGTGGGCTGGGCAGCTTGGCCCCCCGTGTCACAGAGTAaagaacagacacaaacacttggACGACCTGCGGaccctttcctctctgctttccgTGACCCCTCCCCTGGTCGGAGTCCTCACCTGCAGGACGACCCCGCCAGCGTCTGGTCCGTCGCCCCGTCACGTCCCTCTCGTGTCCCCCCAGATATGGACCCTTCATCCATGCGGTTCCCTGCTTTCTCCCAGTCCCTCCCTCCACCTGAGATGGAGTCGTCGGTGTGGAACTGCAAACACATCCCCCCCGAGGACCCCTTCCTCGCTGCGTTTGAGAGGACTGTCACCCAGGAGACGTTAAACCTGTCTGACGCCTGGGCGCGCCCGCCGCCTCGCCCAACCCAGGAGGGCAGGGGGATGGAGGTGCGAGGGGACCCATTCTCCATGACTCTCACCGACACCAAGACACTcccaacctcctcctcctcctcctcttcatcctcctctaatcgtaaagacagagacaggaaacgAGACCGGAGCCTCCcacctcctgtttcctctgatgACCCGTTCGCGATCACAATGATTGGCAGCCCGACACACCAGTCGTCGCTGGCTGCGGCGGCTGGGTTAATCCCCGcacacagcggcagcagcggcggtgGTGTTGGCTCTACCGGTAGCAATAGGCTAGGACTCGATGCTAACTCAAGCTCTTTGCCCACAGTCCAGCCCAAGAAGGAGCTGATGCACTGGAACTCTGTCCACAACCCGTTCAGTGAAGGAGTCTCTGgagcactgagcagctccaaagcacaggaaggaggaggaaaaggagacggaggaggaggaggagagaggagaaaacacagatcATCAGAAAGCGAGCCGCGCAGGAACGCCCCTCCTCTCACGAGGCATTCGGGACCACAGGAGgatctgtgtttttccacagacAAAGATCAAGACTGCCTGGATCTGAACACTCCGTGCAGCACCGGCTCTCACAAGG GGTCCAAGCATAACTTCAGACAGGACACAACCGATGTGGTCGCAGCCGCTCCTCCGAGAGTGACCCGGGCCAAGAGGACCGCAGGCCGACTCAGCGGCTGTGAGAGG tctcgGTCTCTGTGCTCCTCCCCGCTGCCGGAGCCCAGCCcttccctcacctcctcctcctcctccagccccagCGAGTGGGGGCCTCAGGCCAGGGACAACGACTGGGGGGGGCAGAACCGAGCACCCAGTCCTGCCCGAGCAGGACAAGCATCACCGCTGCCCTACCAGCACCAGGATCACCAACAGAGACAGC tgCACCTGTCGCGAGGTCCAAGTCCCATCTCCCTCAGCACGCAGGAGGCCTGGCCGGTGGCAGCAGCCATAACAGAGTACATTAATGCTTATTTCAAAGGCGGACAGCACAACCG ATGTCTGGTGAAGATCACAGGTGACCTGACGATGTCCTTCCCTGCAGGCATAACGCGGATATTCACAGCCAACCCCAACGTTCCTGTGCTCAGCTTCAGACTGGTCAACATCTCGAGGATCGATAACTTCCTGCCCAATCAAAAGCTGCTGTACAG TGATCCGTCTCAGAGTGACCCGGACACCAGAGACTTCTGGTTCAACATGCAGGCTCTGCAGCTGTACCTGCAGAGAGAAGCTGAGCTCAACCCTCAGGCCTCGTACTACAACGTTGGCCTGCTCAAATATCAG GTGTCGTCTCAGGACCCGGGTCGGGCTcccctcctgctgtctgcagagtGCCAGCGCAGCGGCACAGTGACCCGGGTATCCCTGGATTACCACTGCTGCCCCGCCACGGCGCCCTCCACCCAGCTCACCGCTGTCCAGGTGCTGCTGCCGTTAGACCACACTGCCACAGACCTACAGTGCCAGCCGCCCGCCTCCTG GAACGCCGAGGAGAGACGGCTGCTGTGGAAGCTCCCCAACCTCTCgccgaccaatcacagcaaaG